A genome region from Carya illinoinensis cultivar Pawnee chromosome 2, C.illinoinensisPawnee_v1, whole genome shotgun sequence includes the following:
- the LOC122295810 gene encoding LOW QUALITY PROTEIN: growth-regulating factor 1-like (The sequence of the model RefSeq protein was modified relative to this genomic sequence to represent the inferred CDS: inserted 2 bases in 1 codon) codes for MHSCLVEILQIDGISKMDFGLMTLEALAGPEGEGGGSSKASDPETKLKGLGSELFEQEDSGAGEDDWKSSKMAKSDSLSSHKPMPLYHGSPLLRSNAFSTGDGRKEEHTLSFSSVKSEVPFLRKDGRIVDKSIHNSFFPYYQRPPSAYPRNAGCDSGSLNASMHGTFAGVRGPFTPSQWIELEHQALIYKYITSNVPVPSNLLSPIKRSLYPYGLSGSTPGSLPQNSLGWGSFHLGFSGNTDPEPGRCRRTDGKKWRCSRDAVADQKYCERHINRGRHRSRKPVEGQTGHAASGTTNSKVVPITSSASKLVLPSGASNSLTIGQHQFRKLQPGDVVNCSVDAVVSRMQEPGALSTMSSAISLKSNESTFTILKQEIPLEEFCESLFGPVSTDSLHNPSHRGSCINSKSFGSFLDFNDKETQDRSPLHQFIDDWPKDQSNCSVISWPEELKLDWTQLSMSIPMATSDFSSSSSSPTQDKLPVSPPRLARTQFVPTQMKLRISTEHGEPSKNQTNLIPISWGTSMGGPLGEVLTSTMNIARACKNSSALNLLTEGWDSSPKLGSSPTGVLQKVPFGSLSNSSSGSSLGPENKMICEGGSMFDDVLGSTLASSSXFHPCKRSSQRPETYKGF; via the exons ATGCACTCATGCTTGGTAGAGATTTTGCAGATTGATGGTATCTCCAAAATGGATTTTGGGTTAATGACTTTGGAGGCTTTGGCGGGTCCTGAAGGGGAAGGTGGAGGTTCTTCTAAGGCCTCGGACCCCGAAACGAAGCTGAAGGGTCTTGGATCTGAGTTGTTCGAGCAAGAGGATTCCGGGGCTGGTGAAGATGATTGGAAGAGCTCAAAAATGGCCAAAAGTGATAGTCTTTCATCCCACAAGCCAATGCCGTTGTACCATGGCAGTCCTTTGCTGAGATCTAATGCATTTTCCACTGGTGATGGTCGGAAAGAGGAGCATACGCTGAGCTTCTCTTCGGTAAAATCAGAGGTCCCTTTTCTCAGGAAGGATGGTCGGATAGTGGATAAAAGCATCCACAACTCATTTTTTCCTTACTACCAACGCCCGCCATCTGCTTACCCGAGAAATGCAG GTTGTGATTCTGGAAGCTTGAATGCAAGCATGCATGGGACCTTTGCCGGGGTTAGAGGACCATTTACTCCATCTCAGTGGATTGAACTAGAGCATCAGGCTTTGATCTACAAGTACATCACTTCAAATGTGCCTGTGCCGTCGAATTTGCTGAGCCCCATCAAGAGATCCCTCTACCCTTATGGTTTATCCGGCTCAACTCCTGGATCCTTGCCTCAAAATTCAT TGGGTTGGGGCTCTTTCCATCTGGGTTTCTCTGGCAACACTGATCCTGAGCCTGGGAGGTGTCGACGAACAGATGGAAAGAAATGGCGGTGCTCGAGAGACGCAGTTGCCGATCAGAAGTACTGTGAAAGGCACATAAACCGTGGCCGCCATCGTTCAAGAAAGCCTGTGGAAGGCCAGACTGGCCATGCCGCCTCTGGGACGACTAACTCGAAAGTGGTACCGATTACTTCTTCTGCGTCAAAATTGGTACTTCCTAGCGGTGCTTCCAACAGCCTCACTATTGGGCAGCACCAGTTCAGGAAGTTGCAGCCTGGTGATGTTGTCAATTGTTCTGTAGATGCCGTTGTCAGcag AATGCAAGAACCCGGGGCCCTTTCCACGATGTCTTCTGCAATCAGCCTGAAATCTAATGAGTCTACTTTTACCATTTTGAAACAAGAGATCCCATTAGAAGAATTCTGTGAGTCCTTGTTTGGACCAGTATCTACTGATTCCCTTCATAATCCTTCACACAGGGGCTCCTGCATAAATTCTAAAAGCTTTGGTTCTTTCCTAGACTTCAATGACAAGGAAACCCAAGACCGAAGTCCCCTTCACCAATTCATTGATGACTGGCCGAAGGACCAGTCAAATTGCTCAGTCATTTCCTGGCCAGAAGAACTAAAATTGGACTGGACCCAGCTATCAATGTCAATCCCTATGGCCACATCTGActtctcatcatcatcatcctcaccCACTCAAGACAAACTTCCTGTTTCACCTCCAAGGTTAGCTCGAACTCAGTTTGTGCCAACTCAAATGAAGTTGCGGATTAGCACTGAACATGGTGAACCATCCAAGAATCAAACTAACTTAATACCGATCTCCTGGGGTACTTCAATGGGGGGTCCTTTAGGTGAGGTCTTGACCAGCACTATGAACATTGCAAGAGCCTGCAAGAACTCTTCAGCTCTTAACCTCTTGACTGAAGGGTGGGATAGCAGCCCCAAGTTGGGGTCTTCTCCCACGGGTGTCTTGCAAAAGGTGCCGTTTGGTTCCCTCTCAAACAGCAGTTCAGGCAGCAGCCTGGGACCTGAGAACAAAATGATCTGCGAAGGAGGTAGCATGTTTGATGATGTGCTGGGCTCAACTCTTGCAAGTTCTTC ATTCCATCCTTGTAAGAGAAGCAGTCAAAGGCCCGAGACATACAAAGGATTTTAA